A portion of the Anoxybacillus gonensis genome contains these proteins:
- the tnpC gene encoding IS66 family transposase: MLTVQQAVFTVEGLIGKVQQQKQLIHQLIQENEHLRQENKQLRKENEQLKHRVQELEARTKKNSSNSHLPPSSDRFEKKRSSREPSGKKPGGQEGHEGTTLRQVEHPHHRVVHRVHTCQGCGASLRDVKPFKVDVRQVFDLPPVSIEVTQHEREVKSCPHCRCVQQAEFPPHVTNHVQYGPRLTALVVYLHHIQLIPYKRLSDTIEALYQHSVSTGTLANMVKRGREALESNMDMIEDALLDSNILHVDETSLRINGKLAWVHVACTSTYTYLAFHASRGKKATDEIGILPQYKGTMMHDAFGTYPRYTKATHALCHAHHLRELKGFIEQGHTWASRMTTFLLAAKQAVEAHHGALSEEEAKRWERVYDRILAKAQHRLETMTPLPKKALAFIRRLQKRKEEALRFLCEVHVPFDNNQAERDLRMVKVKENISGTFRDETFAQSFCIARSIVSTLTKHEKNVWDSLCLLLAGETIDRVLSAT, encoded by the coding sequence ATGTTGACGGTACAACAAGCTGTATTTACAGTTGAGGGCTTAATCGGCAAAGTCCAACAACAAAAACAGCTCATTCATCAACTCATTCAAGAAAATGAACATTTGCGTCAAGAAAACAAACAGCTACGCAAAGAAAATGAACAACTCAAGCATCGCGTTCAAGAGCTGGAAGCACGCACGAAAAAAAACAGCTCCAATAGCCATTTGCCCCCATCTTCTGACCGTTTTGAGAAAAAGCGTTCCTCCCGCGAGCCGTCTGGCAAAAAGCCCGGTGGGCAAGAGGGACATGAGGGGACGACGCTCCGTCAAGTGGAACATCCACATCATCGTGTCGTCCATCGCGTACATACGTGTCAAGGATGTGGGGCTTCTTTGCGTGACGTCAAACCGTTCAAAGTCGATGTCCGTCAAGTGTTTGATCTGCCTCCCGTGTCGATTGAAGTGACACAACATGAGCGTGAAGTGAAATCATGTCCGCATTGTCGATGCGTGCAACAAGCGGAGTTTCCACCACATGTCACGAATCATGTGCAATACGGTCCACGTCTTACTGCGCTCGTTGTTTATTTGCATCATATCCAATTGATCCCTTACAAGCGTTTAAGTGATACAATCGAAGCGTTATATCAACACTCGGTTAGTACAGGAACCCTTGCCAATATGGTGAAACGAGGACGCGAAGCGCTGGAATCCAATATGGACATGATCGAAGACGCCTTACTTGACTCTAACATCTTGCATGTCGATGAAACGAGTTTGCGCATCAATGGTAAACTCGCATGGGTGCATGTCGCATGTACGTCGACATATACGTACTTGGCTTTTCACGCTTCTCGTGGAAAGAAAGCAACGGATGAGATCGGGATTCTTCCACAATACAAAGGGACGATGATGCATGATGCATTCGGTACGTATCCGAGATACACGAAAGCCACACATGCTCTTTGCCATGCCCATCATTTACGTGAGCTAAAAGGCTTCATCGAACAAGGCCATACATGGGCATCGCGCATGACCACGTTTCTGTTAGCCGCCAAACAGGCAGTCGAAGCGCATCACGGTGCACTTTCCGAAGAAGAAGCGAAACGATGGGAACGAGTGTATGATCGTATCCTAGCGAAAGCACAGCACCGATTGGAAACGATGACACCTCTTCCGAAAAAAGCACTCGCTTTTATTCGACGGCTTCAAAAACGAAAGGAAGAAGCGCTGCGTTTCTTATGTGAAGTGCATGTTCCCTTTGACAATAACCAAGCCGAGCGAGATCTTCGCATGGTCAAAGTCAAAGAGAACATCTCGGGTACATTTCGTGACGAAACGTTCGCGCAGTCGTTTTGCATCGCAAGAAGCATCGTTTCCACACTTACGAA